The Castor canadensis chromosome X, mCasCan1.hap1v2, whole genome shotgun sequence genome includes a region encoding these proteins:
- the LOC109678815 gene encoding small ribosomal subunit protein eS27-like, producing the protein MSLAKDLLHPSPEEEKRKHKKCLVQSPNSYFMDMKCPRCYKITTIFSYAQMIVLCVGCSTVLCQPTGGKTRLTEGCSIRRKQH; encoded by the coding sequence ATGTCTCTTGCAAAAGATCTTCTTCATCCCTCAccagaggaggagaagaggaaacaCAAGAAGTGCTTGGTGCAAAGCCCCAATTCCTACTTCATGGATATGAAGTGCCCAAGATGCTATAAAATCACCACCATTTTTAGCTATGCACAAATGATAGTTTTGTGTGTTGGTTGCTCCACTGTTCTCTGCCAGCCCACAGGAGGAAAAACAAGGCTTACAGAAGGATGTTCCATCAGAAGGAAGCAGCATTGA